From a single Leptidea sinapis chromosome 1, ilLepSina1.1, whole genome shotgun sequence genomic region:
- the LOC126967362 gene encoding mitochondrial import inner membrane translocase subunit Tim22, with protein MAEYKKPPVDPDLITFTQKNDYDSLAKYLIGNIYRYRENIIIPRVLGPVVIKSNEEKMIEATVESCPFKSLTSCIIGYGLGAAVGLFTSSLMPNMTDPMAQQNQTARQILREMKNSMLSYAKNFAILGAVFSGIECCIETSRGKSDWKNGTYAGGVTGGLIGLRGGLKAGVFGAAGFAAFSTIIDYYMQHRG; from the exons ATGGCAGAATATAAAAAACCGCCAGTTGATCCAGATTTGATAACATTCACACAGAAAAATGACTACGATTCCCTTGCTAAATATCTTATTGGAAATATTTATCGATATCgcgaaaatattattatacccaGAGTTTTAGGGCCAGTTGTAATAAAATCGAATGAAGAAAAAATGATAGAAGCTACAGTGGAAAGTTGTCCATTTAAATCGTTGACCAGTTGTATAATAG GCTATGGTCTTGGTGCTGCGGTGGGTTTATTTACTTCATCACTCATGCCAAATATGACTGATCCAATGGCTCAACAGAATCAAACTGCAAGGCAAATATTACGAGAAATGAAAAATTCAATGTTAAGTTATGCAAAGAATTTTGCAATACTTGGAGCTGTATTTTCTGGGATTGAATGTTGTATTGAGACCTCAAGAGGGAAATCTGATTGGAAAAATGGAACATATGCAGGAGGTGTAACCGGAGGTTTAATTGGTTTAAGAG GTGGTTTGAAAGCTGGAGTATTTGGAGCAGCTGGTTTTGCAGCATTTTCAACTATCATTGATTATTATATGCAGCATAGAGGATAA
- the LOC126967439 gene encoding uncharacterized protein LOC126967439 — MKDPFVNESFIDSPAKDSLSNIDGCYRKNFFNNKSFMNSRRALQTGAEKISKTFKSVRNTFDNLTQHFRVGGRRRHRLTETTSPCRTPATPVKKIRQIVGRSPTKLYSPFGIETPRNRDFRISPYMPNTPEHDISPKRRKGPRSWHLLAKKRPRALFQ, encoded by the exons ATGAAGGATCCTTTTGTTAACGAATCTTTTATCGATTCGCCAGCAAAAGACAGTCTGAGTAATATTGATGGCTGTTATAGAAAAAACTTCTTCAATAACAAATCTTTCATGAATTCACGCCGTGCCTTACAAACTGGTGCCGAAAAAATATCGAAAACATTCAAGAGTGTAAGAAACACTTTCGACAATTTAACACAG CATTTCAGAGTTGGTGGTCGACGAAGGCACCGGCTTACTGAAACTACTTCTCCATGTCGAACGCCTGCAACaccagttaaaaaaattagacag attGTAGGAAGAAGTCCAACCAAGTTGTACAGCCCCTTCGGCATTGAGACACCCAGGAACAGAGACTTCAGAATCTCGCCGTACATGCCAAACACTCCTGAACATGA TATATCACCAAAAAGGCGAAAGGGCCCTCGATCGTGGCACCTCTTGGCCAAAAAGAGGCCTCGCGCTCTTTTTCAATGA